Part of the Zea mays cultivar B73 chromosome 4, Zm-B73-REFERENCE-NAM-5.0, whole genome shotgun sequence genome is shown below.
gagctccagtgattagtggtacttgatcagagatactttggtacaggtggctatgagatcgatggtttcggttatgactatggtgctggtaagtggtattctttccgtttggaaagggtacatcgggttaataacctgggttaatgctaaaacttggcttcctattagtaaataataacctaaccaactaaaagcaactgcttgacttatccccacataaagctagtccactacagccaaacaggatacttgctgagtatgttgatgtgtactcacccttgctctacacaccaaacccccccatccccaggttgtcagcattgcaaccactgctcaggcgaagatgaagctgtggaaggagacttccaggagttccaagactacgacgagttctaggcgtgggtaatcggctgcctgtgaaggccgcggttatctacgtttcttttccgcactttgatttattgtaaggactacatggacgtctcagacgtatgatgtaatcaactattatttcccttttaatactatttgagcactgtgtgatgatgtccatgttatgtaactgctgtgtacgtgaataactgatcctggcacgtacatggttcgcattcggtttgccttctaaaaccgggtgtgacatatgtTCTCTTTCAAAAACAGGAATCTGTTTCATCATAGTCCATAGGTTGGGTGGGATTATCGGACGTGGTTGTGGTGCTGACTGCTTGATTGCATCTGAAAGAGTCTTAAAAGTGACAGTGCATATCAATGGATCCTCATCTTCCATCATCATGCGCCCTCTCTTCCTTCTTGCACCACTTCGAGTAGATGAGTCTCCACCATCAGGAATTGGACCACTTGGGTTCAATGATTCTCCACTATCACGAGTTGGACTTGCATTGTTACTCTCATGACCAGCCAAGTCTCCAGAATAACCCACACCATATGTACCTGCACTTTCAGATGTGTCGAAACCTAGGGGATCACTGGTGCATTTCGCAAACAGTCCAGTTGCTTGATGATTCCCAAATATGACAGCCATATAATGGTAGTTCTTATAGTGCGAGCTTCTCCATGTCTTAAGATGATTAGTAACTTGAGAACCAGAAACTTGAACATGAAATCTTTCCTTCACCACTTTAGCACATTGATTATAGTGCGAGCTTTTGAATCCTTTGTCTACTCGAATTCCATCAGCAACCAACTGGGCCAAATATTTCAAAGCACATGCAGACATTTCTTGTGTCCAGAAAATTTGTGGTTGGGACCTTTGTTCAATTTCTTGGACATCATCCATCTCCCTACAATATTAGAACATTTGAGAATATAGATCACATCTAAGCAAATGAGCAAATAGACAAAACAACAAAATATCTCACATCCAAAGAATGATGCCACTTTTGAATTTATGCTCTAGTTTTCTTGTACATTGGAAGTTGCTCTAGTTTCCCACATCCAATTTGCAAGTTGCTGTCTCCACTGAACCCATTGTCTGTTTTCTTGTACTTGCTCCTGATGGGAACTTGTTGAACTAGAAGGTTGGTTTGTTGTCCATGCTTCCTCAGGTGGGAGAAAACAATCTGCCCCATGCAATAATATCCAATTGTGGAGGATGCAACATGCAAGGACAACATCTACTTGTGTTTTGAAAGGAAAGAAAGGTCGAGCATCATCAAGAAACTTAAAACGGTTCTTCAGGGATCCAAAGGCACGCTCAACAGTGACCCGTAGTTGTGAATGCCTTAAATTAAATAATTCCTTCTCATTTTCTGGCATGTTATCATTACCCCACTATTTTAAGTGGTATCGGACACCGCGAAAAGGTGATAAGAACCCCGGTTTTGCACCATAACCACAATCAACGAAGTAATATTTTCCTACAATACCATGATGGCATGATAACATCGTTAGGCAATGATCTATCTTATGGTGGGTGCATATTTTAAGTGGAATCATTACAGAATATTACCTTTAGGTACAACGAGACCATTATGCCTTTGTAAGGCATCGACTAGAACGACGGCATCATGTGCCGAACCCTCCCAACCAGCTAGCACATATGTGAAGCGAAGGTCAAAGTCTACCGCAGCCATCACATTTTGGGTTGTGAAACTCTTTCTACCTCGAAAAGCTGCCTCACGAGACTTGGGGACACTAGCTCGTATGTGTGTACCATCAATTGCGCCAATACAATTCTACATTATAATTTTGACTTGATGAGAAATAAGAATATCATTATGTGCAGGTCAAAAATAATTTTAGTGTGCCTAGACCATACCTCAAAGTAAGGATACCATCGAGGATTTCCAAGGATTTTGACTGAAGTTTCAAGAGATGGAGGCCTAATAAGGTCATCACGAAGTTCACCGACAGCACGAAGTACTAACTTAAAGTAGCGACTGACAATTTCCCCTGATCTCTTGAATTTTTTTTCCTACAACAGCATTCCTCTCGttgtgaccaattgtgtgaaggaACATTGCTACTTGTTCCTCAACACAACAATGGATATTATCAGAAAGAAGGCTTCTTTGTTTTAGTGTATCACACAACAAAAAGAATGGTGCTCTCCTCAATCTTAGCATGCGCAAACAACTCGTATCATCTTTATGGTAAATACTAGAAAGGTAGTCATTTCGTTTCATTTCCATATCAATCATTGGGGCATATGAAATCCGTTTCCTTTTCATCTTCTTATTTCATTTGCATCCATCTACATGAAGTTCAGAGAGCTTTAATACATAAAAAGACATACACACGATTGCATATGCATAATTTATAGTCTAGCTAAAAAATACAGAATAGACCCAACCCAATACAGAATAGACAAGAAACAATACAGAAAAAAAGATGAAAATAAACATAACAGATTAGATTGTTACCTTACGCTGGTGATGAGAGAATTAAAGACCAAGATATGTGTGAAGAGAGAATTAAAGACCTGCAAGAGAAACAAGAAGAGAAGATTGGTAAGAAACTGAATAAGTTATGAATCAAGTTAATGTAAACTAAGCCAGAATGTTGTACAATCATTGCACCATAGACGACAATTTTATGATTCCACTGTGACATCACACGCAACCAACCAAATGAACCAACCATTTGAGCCACCTAGCAGTAGGTAATGATTGTCCTCACTCTATCGGATGCTTCGGTTTGCAGAATTAAAAAGCCAGATTAGTTAGGCAACACGAATAGAAAATACAATCTCCATGAAGCAAAAGTGTACAGTCCACGAAGAACTCTCAGGAATGTGTTGTAGGTTAATCTTAATCcactatgtgatgatgtggcTAACTTTTCCGTCTTAGGCAGTGAGCTTAACTACAGCTACCTTGGGACTTGGGTTGAGATACCGAGAGCTGAAAAGAAACCACTGCCCACTGATGACTGTATGCAGTGGAGCGGCTGGGGTACCCTACTCCCTCGGCGTGCAAATTGGCTGGTTCAAGAAGGTGCTCGAGAAACAGAGTCGAGAAAGCAGGGCTCCCAGCTGCCGCGCCGGAACTGATGGCCGCCCGGGGAGGAAGAAACGAGGGCGAGATCAAAGAGCAGggagaggaggtggaggagggagCTCACCAGTTGACGGAGACGAGGGGGGAAGACAACTGCTCCAGCTCCCGGTCCTGGCTCCGCTTTCCGCTGGGGATCGGAAGTCAGAATGAGACGACGCTCAGCCTTGTTCACTCCGTGCGAATCCTGAGATGCGAATCCTGAGGTGCGACGCCTAGATCTGGTAGTGTGAGGAGTGGCGGTTGGGTGAGTACCTCGAGCCTGGCTGTTGCTGTCGCCGCGTCGTCGCCGCCGAGAGATCCCCTCAGAGCTGCCCCGCTGCCGCCCCTGTGCGAGATGCGAACCGAAGTGAGCTCATTCGGTTGATTTGGAGGAATGAGTCACTGCTAGGGTTTTGTTGTATTTTGGAATGAGTGGATGACGGATGGGTGGGTTCCGTGACGCTATCCAAACGATTTTGTAGGCTCGGATACAGGTTCGGATCACTCTAGACCATGTCGTGCTGCTAACCAAACACACTATAATTGTAGAAGTTTCAAATGATCTAGTATAATAGATGGTTTGCACTAGATTAATCTCATAGTAAGAAATAGTATGTTATTTTTCTCGCATAATTCTAAATGCCACGATGATGATCTTTTATGTTCTATGCACATGCTATTGTTGCTCTTTACATACAAATGATATTAGCAGATTAGCCTATTATCATGCATCGTTGATATCG
Proteins encoded:
- the LOC118476890 gene encoding uncharacterized protein, giving the protein MAVIFGNHQATGLFAKCTSDPLGFDTSESAGTYGVGYSGDLAGHESNNASPTRDSGESLNPSGPIPDGGDSSTRSGARRKRGRMMMEDEDPLICTVTFKTLSDAIKQSAPQPRPIIPPNLWTMMKQIPVFEREHIAHYYGYLCENPALAYAFLEMGLDDQMVWVSRYIKTHLSD